A single Pseudodesulfovibrio aespoeensis Aspo-2 DNA region contains:
- a CDS encoding periplasmic heavy metal sensor — protein MTKKNITTTVMAAALILALSSWAIAGPGSGRGGCGGQGWGQTPYAQLSPEKQAAAEAIVAKYDGQIDEARDALWTKHATMQALINGGKADEKKLGALVSEIRVLRDKMGELRASMNDELVKETGIMPRAGRCGRSFGPDCGSGYGCGQGMQDGPRYGQGFGGPGRS, from the coding sequence ATGACCAAGAAGAACATCACCACCACTGTCATGGCTGCGGCCCTGATCCTGGCCCTGTCGTCCTGGGCCATTGCCGGTCCCGGTTCCGGGCGCGGCGGCTGCGGCGGACAGGGCTGGGGGCAGACCCCCTATGCCCAGCTCTCGCCGGAGAAACAGGCAGCTGCAGAGGCGATTGTCGCCAAGTATGACGGCCAGATCGACGAAGCCCGCGACGCCCTGTGGACCAAGCACGCCACCATGCAGGCCCTGATCAACGGCGGCAAGGCCGACGAGAAGAAGCTCGGAGCCCTGGTCAGCGAGATCCGCGTCCTGCGCGACAAGATGGGCGAGCTGCGCGCGTCCATGAATGACGAGCTGGTCAAGGAGACCGGTATCATGCCCCGCGCTGGCCGCTGCGGCCGCAGCTTTGGTCCTGACTGCGGCTCCGGCTATGGCTGCGGGCAGGGCATGCAGGATGGTCCCCGCTACGGCCAGGGCTTTGGCGGACCGGGACGCTCCTAG
- the fdnG gene encoding formate dehydrogenase-N subunit alpha, protein MKVNRRRFLKLTAATAVATAFGGLGFVPDAQALDRVAMLGPKWSRQTTSICPYCGVGCGLIVNTDLKTKRAINTEGDPDHPINEGSTCAKGASVWQLAENEERPKRPLYRAPYATEWKEVSWDWALGEIAKRVKKTRDATFAVKNAKGQVVNRCDGIASVGSAAIDNEECWAYQAILRSLGLVYVEHQARICHSSTVPALAESFGRGAMTNHWNDIANSDCVLVMGSNAAENHPISFKWVTKAMRKGAKLINLDPRFTRTSSRADLHCHIRAGTDIAILGGLIKYILDNDLIQKDYVLTHTNAPTLVGEKFGFEDGLFTGFTRNGDDKDYAGSYNKSLWAFDKDAEGLPRKDLTLKHPRCVINLLKKHYERYDLDTVSSVSGADKASLLEFYKLFSATGKPDKAGTIMYAMGWTQHTVGVQYIRTMAMVQLLLGNIGVAGGGVNAMRGESNVQGSTDHALLWHLLPGYLATPNAGLDSYQAYVAAKTQPHLDGAKDPKSAAWWQNFPKYMASFLTAMYPDATAEQSYAWLPKAEDGKTYTWLQLFDAMSKSEFKGFFAWGMNPACGGANAGKNRKAMANLDWMVNVNIFDNETGSFWRGPGQDPKKIKTEVFFLPCAVSIEKEGSIINSGRWMQWRYQGPDPRGESKTDGHIMTELYDVIRALYVKEGGALPEPIKNLSVDMWKQGHGFDAHKVAKLINGYFTRDVTIKDTTYKKGTLVPSFALLQDDGSTSSGNWLYCNSYTESGNMAARRSKEQTAEQENIGLFPNWAWCWPVNRRVLYNRASCDSTGKPYAPQKAVVQWNGEKWIGDVPDGGWAPGEKYAFIMQAGGLGQLYGPGREDGPFPEHYEPMETPFKSHSFSKELNNPAVLRFAHEALAVADPKYPLVATTFRVTEHWQTGHMTRHTPWLLEAMPQIFVEMSEELAKEKGIENGEKVTVESIRGSIWAVAMVTKRLRPLTVMGKTIHQIGLPWHFGWQMPHDGSGGDSANLLTPSVGDPNTGIPETKVFVANVRKL, encoded by the coding sequence ATGAAAGTCAACAGAAGGCGATTTCTCAAACTGACGGCTGCCACTGCGGTGGCCACGGCCTTTGGCGGGCTGGGCTTCGTGCCCGACGCCCAGGCGCTCGACAGGGTGGCCATGCTCGGCCCCAAGTGGAGCAGGCAGACGACCAGCATCTGCCCATACTGTGGCGTGGGCTGCGGCCTGATCGTCAACACCGACCTGAAAACCAAACGCGCCATCAACACCGAGGGCGATCCCGACCACCCCATCAACGAAGGCTCCACCTGCGCCAAGGGCGCGTCCGTCTGGCAGTTGGCCGAGAACGAGGAACGTCCCAAGCGCCCCCTCTACCGCGCCCCCTACGCCACCGAGTGGAAGGAAGTGTCCTGGGATTGGGCGCTGGGCGAGATCGCCAAGCGGGTCAAGAAGACGCGTGACGCCACCTTTGCCGTGAAAAACGCCAAGGGCCAGGTGGTCAACCGCTGCGACGGCATCGCCTCGGTCGGCTCCGCTGCCATCGACAACGAGGAATGTTGGGCCTATCAGGCGATCCTGCGCTCCCTCGGACTGGTCTACGTCGAGCACCAGGCCCGCATCTGCCACAGCTCCACCGTGCCGGCCCTGGCCGAGAGCTTTGGCCGCGGGGCCATGACTAACCACTGGAACGACATCGCCAATAGTGACTGCGTCCTGGTCATGGGCAGCAACGCGGCCGAGAACCACCCCATTTCCTTCAAGTGGGTGACCAAGGCCATGCGCAAGGGCGCCAAGCTCATCAACCTCGACCCGCGCTTCACCCGCACCTCGTCCAGGGCGGACCTCCACTGCCATATCCGCGCGGGCACCGATATCGCCATCCTCGGCGGGCTCATCAAGTACATCCTCGACAACGACCTGATCCAGAAGGATTACGTGCTGACCCACACCAACGCCCCGACCCTCGTGGGCGAAAAGTTTGGCTTTGAGGACGGCCTGTTCACCGGGTTCACCCGCAACGGCGACGACAAGGACTACGCAGGCTCCTACAACAAGTCCCTGTGGGCCTTTGACAAGGACGCGGAAGGACTGCCGAGGAAAGACCTCACTCTCAAGCATCCCCGGTGCGTCATCAACCTGCTCAAAAAACACTACGAGCGCTACGACCTGGACACGGTCTCCTCCGTTTCCGGCGCGGACAAGGCGAGCCTGCTCGAATTCTACAAGCTCTTCTCGGCCACGGGCAAGCCGGACAAGGCCGGGACCATCATGTACGCCATGGGCTGGACCCAACACACCGTGGGCGTGCAGTACATCCGCACCATGGCCATGGTCCAGCTGCTTCTGGGCAACATCGGCGTGGCCGGGGGCGGCGTCAACGCCATGCGCGGCGAATCCAATGTCCAGGGGTCCACGGACCACGCCCTGTTGTGGCACCTCCTGCCCGGCTACCTGGCCACCCCCAATGCGGGTCTCGACTCCTACCAGGCGTATGTGGCGGCCAAGACCCAGCCGCACCTCGACGGGGCCAAGGATCCCAAGAGCGCGGCTTGGTGGCAGAACTTCCCCAAATACATGGCGAGCTTCCTCACGGCCATGTACCCGGACGCCACGGCGGAGCAGTCCTACGCCTGGCTGCCCAAGGCCGAGGACGGCAAGACCTACACCTGGCTCCAGCTCTTTGACGCCATGTCCAAAAGCGAGTTCAAGGGGTTCTTTGCCTGGGGCATGAATCCGGCCTGCGGCGGTGCCAATGCGGGCAAGAACAGGAAGGCCATGGCCAACCTCGACTGGATGGTCAACGTCAACATCTTCGACAACGAGACCGGCTCATTCTGGCGCGGTCCGGGCCAGGATCCCAAGAAGATCAAGACCGAGGTCTTCTTCCTGCCCTGCGCCGTGTCCATCGAAAAGGAAGGCTCCATCATCAACTCGGGCCGCTGGATGCAGTGGCGCTATCAGGGACCCGACCCCCGCGGCGAATCCAAGACCGACGGCCACATCATGACCGAGCTCTATGACGTGATCCGCGCCCTCTACGTCAAGGAGGGCGGCGCGCTCCCCGAGCCGATCAAAAACCTGTCCGTGGACATGTGGAAACAGGGCCACGGCTTTGACGCGCACAAGGTGGCCAAGCTGATCAACGGCTACTTCACCCGCGACGTGACCATCAAGGACACGACGTACAAGAAGGGGACCCTGGTGCCGAGCTTTGCCCTGCTCCAGGACGATGGCTCGACCTCTTCGGGCAACTGGCTCTACTGCAACTCCTACACCGAGAGCGGCAACATGGCCGCGCGCAGAAGCAAGGAGCAGACCGCCGAACAGGAGAACATCGGCCTGTTCCCCAACTGGGCCTGGTGCTGGCCGGTGAACCGGCGCGTCCTCTACAACCGCGCCTCCTGCGACAGTACCGGCAAGCCGTATGCCCCGCAAAAGGCCGTGGTCCAGTGGAACGGCGAGAAATGGATCGGTGACGTGCCCGACGGCGGCTGGGCACCGGGCGAAAAGTACGCCTTCATCATGCAGGCCGGGGGCCTTGGCCAGCTTTACGGCCCAGGCCGCGAGGACGGTCCCTTCCCGGAACACTACGAACCCATGGAGACGCCCTTCAAGAGCCACAGCTTCTCCAAGGAACTGAACAACCCCGCAGTCCTGCGCTTTGCCCATGAGGCCCTGGCCGTGGCCGACCCCAAATACCCCCTGGTGGCCACCACCTTCCGGGTCACCGAACATTGGCAGACTGGACACATGACCCGGCACACGCCGTGGCTGCTGGAGGCCATGCCCCAGATCTTCGTGGAAATGAGCGAGGAGCTGGCCAAGGAAAAGGGCATCGAAAACGGAGAAAAAGTGACGGTCGAGAGCATCCGCGGCAGCATTTGGGCCGTGGCCATGGTCACCAAACGGTTGCGCCCGCTGACGGTCATGGGCAAGACCATCCACCAGATCGGCCTGCCCTGGCACTTCGGCTGGCAGATGCCCCACGACGGCAGCGGCGGCGATTCGGCCAACCTGCTGACCCCGTCGGTGGGCGACCCCAACACCGGCATCCCAGAGACCAAGGTCTTTGTGGCCAACGTCCGCAAGCTGTAA
- a CDS encoding sigma-54-dependent transcriptional regulator: protein MIEDRVVLVVDDEPGHRLMVRAVLEDDGWTVLEASSGERALTVLAESAESGTVPDVALVDMKMPGMDGMQLLKELQMRRQGMPVVLLTAFGSVGSAVDAMKRGAFDYLTKPADNDELTVVLGKAFEYHKLVRENVRLKAEVGGDLNFIGASPGVERVRDLIAQAGPSEATVLILGQSGTGKELVAEGLHRASNRASRPLIKVNCAALPDDLLESELFGYEKGAFTGAVKDKPGRFQLADGGTLFLDEIGEMPGALQAKLLRVLQEKTIEPLGSVRTIKVDTRIIAATNRDLKREVEAGRFREDLYYRLAVLEIRIPPLCERKEDLPLLVSFLMRKLGNKNNKIIRTVTPAFLDALSGYDWPGNVRELENVLERALILSRSDALGPDLLPPQVSGAREAAVDLGPGFSHAMTSPASLEEAEKLAILRALEENGNHRERTADALGISRRTLQYKLKKFGLTRR from the coding sequence ATGATAGAAGATCGCGTGGTACTCGTGGTTGACGACGAACCGGGTCACCGGCTCATGGTCCGGGCGGTTCTTGAGGACGACGGCTGGACCGTGCTGGAAGCGTCGTCGGGCGAACGCGCCCTGACCGTGCTGGCCGAGTCCGCCGAGTCCGGCACTGTACCCGATGTGGCCCTGGTGGACATGAAGATGCCCGGCATGGACGGCATGCAACTGCTCAAGGAGTTGCAGATGCGCCGCCAGGGCATGCCCGTGGTCCTGCTGACCGCCTTTGGCAGCGTGGGCAGCGCGGTGGACGCCATGAAGCGCGGGGCCTTCGACTACCTGACCAAGCCAGCGGACAACGACGAGCTGACCGTGGTCCTGGGCAAGGCGTTCGAGTACCACAAGCTGGTCCGGGAGAATGTCCGGCTCAAAGCCGAGGTGGGCGGCGATTTGAATTTCATCGGGGCCAGTCCCGGCGTGGAGAGGGTGCGCGACCTCATCGCCCAGGCCGGGCCGAGCGAGGCCACGGTGCTCATCCTGGGTCAGTCCGGCACGGGCAAGGAGCTGGTGGCCGAGGGGCTGCACCGGGCCAGCAACCGCGCCTCGCGCCCGCTGATCAAGGTCAACTGCGCGGCCCTGCCAGACGACCTGCTGGAGAGCGAGCTGTTCGGCTACGAGAAGGGCGCTTTCACCGGGGCGGTCAAGGACAAGCCGGGCCGTTTCCAGCTGGCCGACGGCGGCACGCTCTTTCTCGACGAGATCGGCGAGATGCCGGGCGCGCTCCAGGCCAAGCTCCTGCGCGTGCTCCAGGAGAAGACCATCGAGCCGCTCGGCTCTGTGCGGACCATCAAGGTGGACACCCGGATCATCGCGGCCACCAACCGCGACCTCAAGCGCGAGGTGGAGGCGGGCCGCTTCCGCGAGGATCTCTATTACCGGCTGGCGGTCCTGGAAATCCGCATCCCGCCCCTGTGCGAGCGCAAGGAGGACCTGCCGCTTCTGGTCAGCTTCCTCATGCGCAAGCTGGGCAACAAGAACAACAAGATCATCCGCACCGTGACCCCGGCCTTTCTGGACGCCCTGTCCGGCTACGACTGGCCCGGCAACGTGCGCGAGCTGGAGAACGTGCTGGAGCGCGCCCTGATTCTCTCGCGCTCGGACGCGCTGGGGCCGGACCTGCTGCCGCCCCAGGTGTCGGGCGCACGCGAGGCCGCAGTGGACCTGGGGCCGGGTTTCAGCCACGCCATGACCTCCCCGGCCTCGCTGGAAGAGGCGGAAAAGCTCGCCATCCTGCGCGCCCTGGAGGAGAACGGCAATCACCGCGAGCGCACGGCGGACGCCCTGGGCATCAGCCGCCGCACCCTGCAATACAAGCTCAAGAAGTTCGGCCTGACCCGCCGCTGA
- a CDS encoding SHOCT domain-containing protein, translating to MFGLFPLPLGPFLQIVLVGLLAYVLMRRFGTSDPAPARGQSPADILKRRYALGELDQETFVRMMKNLG from the coding sequence ATGTTCGGGTTGTTCCCCCTGCCTCTGGGGCCGTTCCTGCAGATCGTCCTTGTCGGCTTGCTCGCCTATGTCCTCATGCGGCGGTTCGGAACCTCTGATCCCGCCCCGGCCAGAGGCCAGTCGCCTGCGGACATTCTCAAGAGGCGGTACGCCCTGGGCGAGCTGGACCAGGAAACATTCGTGCGGATGATGAAAAATCTCGGATAA
- a CDS encoding two-component system sensor histidine kinase NtrB has protein sequence MEVHSIGKEKGPLVALVLALIVLGLGSLYLTWRSIAHQREIVEGHIVMTGGSILRGVDNNLSRIARSMRVNPLISPIFPSMAEDLFQELSKSDDIVFISLCDAEGKPLASSDKEAGFPVVALPDMVTRDLEPGRAFHAMAEVDKKAVLISGLRVRATTALLARGEPIPSRRQGRGAGSGAGSGAGPGMGHGMMEPGMPPDPALDLPPGFEVPPVYLLVGLNAEKHLAQFRQYRRAATYQTGYVFLAAVVLWSLAFAYLRRKGEGRKLVRLERFQSKLLDNMPDGLVTLSESGEIMAANHSAKKLLAPKGAQGAPEIIGVNWGDYPFARRAGETASTASYNWEQFDYQGRQLEILSLSFQGLDEDAAPELGQRLMLIRDRTQIRSLEEDLNEAKRLAAIGSLAAGVAHEVRNPLSSLRGFAQLFASKLKDQPPLDQYAATMVQEADRLNRVVTDLLYLAKPRRLDPVETDLAEVGESLRQLMRFDFKNKQIEPVFDFAQPTVYADQDALRQVLLNLISNSLDAIVACEECHKPGHVCLTSERVEGGVCIVVADDGPGMDPDMSDDVFKPFVTGKKTGTGLGLAIVQNIMRAHRGKAVLDSRPDEGVRVRLFFPDGPDGSRDGSTNGSTNGSGTGTGNGPEPADDPAREA, from the coding sequence ATGGAAGTACACTCCATAGGGAAAGAAAAAGGCCCGCTGGTGGCCCTGGTCCTGGCGCTCATCGTGCTGGGGCTGGGCAGCCTCTACCTGACGTGGCGGTCCATCGCGCATCAGCGCGAGATCGTCGAGGGGCACATCGTCATGACCGGCGGCTCCATCCTGCGCGGGGTGGACAACAACCTCTCGCGCATCGCCCGCTCCATGCGCGTCAACCCGCTCATTTCCCCGATCTTTCCTTCCATGGCCGAGGATCTCTTCCAGGAGCTTTCCAAGTCCGACGACATCGTCTTCATCTCCCTGTGCGATGCCGAGGGCAAACCGCTGGCCTCGTCGGACAAGGAGGCGGGTTTCCCGGTCGTGGCCCTGCCCGACATGGTCACCCGCGACCTGGAGCCGGGCCGGGCCTTTCACGCCATGGCCGAGGTGGACAAGAAGGCTGTGCTCATCTCCGGCCTGCGCGTCCGGGCCACCACCGCCCTGCTGGCGCGAGGGGAGCCCATCCCCAGTCGGCGACAAGGGCGAGGCGCGGGGTCTGGCGCAGGGTCTGGCGCAGGGCCGGGCATGGGGCACGGCATGATGGAGCCGGGCATGCCCCCTGATCCGGCCCTGGACCTGCCTCCGGGTTTCGAGGTTCCGCCCGTGTATCTGCTGGTGGGGCTCAATGCCGAGAAGCATCTGGCCCAGTTCCGCCAGTACCGCCGCGCGGCCACCTATCAGACGGGCTATGTTTTCCTGGCCGCCGTGGTCCTGTGGTCCCTGGCCTTTGCCTATCTCAGGCGCAAGGGCGAGGGGCGCAAGCTGGTGCGCCTTGAGCGGTTTCAGAGCAAGCTGCTCGACAACATGCCCGACGGTCTGGTCACCCTGTCCGAGAGCGGCGAGATCATGGCCGCCAACCATTCGGCCAAGAAGCTGCTCGCCCCCAAGGGTGCGCAGGGCGCGCCGGAGATCATCGGCGTCAACTGGGGCGATTACCCCTTTGCCCGCCGGGCTGGCGAAACCGCGAGCACCGCGTCCTACAACTGGGAGCAGTTCGACTACCAGGGCCGCCAGCTGGAAATCCTGTCGCTCTCCTTTCAGGGATTGGATGAGGACGCCGCGCCAGAGTTGGGCCAGCGGCTGATGCTCATCCGCGACCGCACCCAGATACGCTCCCTGGAGGAAGACCTGAACGAGGCCAAGCGGCTGGCCGCCATCGGCTCCCTGGCCGCAGGCGTGGCCCACGAGGTGCGCAATCCCTTGAGCTCCCTGCGCGGGTTTGCCCAGCTTTTCGCGTCCAAGCTCAAGGACCAGCCCCCGCTGGACCAGTATGCGGCCACCATGGTCCAGGAGGCGGACCGGCTCAACCGCGTGGTCACGGACCTGCTCTACCTGGCCAAGCCCCGGCGGCTTGATCCTGTGGAAACAGATCTGGCCGAGGTGGGCGAATCCCTGCGCCAGCTCATGCGCTTCGACTTCAAGAACAAGCAGATCGAGCCGGTGTTCGATTTTGCCCAGCCCACGGTCTATGCCGACCAGGACGCGCTCAGGCAGGTGCTGCTCAATCTCATTTCCAACAGTCTGGACGCCATCGTTGCCTGCGAGGAGTGCCACAAGCCCGGTCATGTCTGCCTGACGAGCGAACGGGTGGAGGGCGGCGTGTGCATCGTGGTGGCCGACGACGGGCCGGGCATGGACCCGGACATGAGCGACGACGTGTTCAAGCCCTTTGTCACCGGCAAGAAGACCGGCACCGGCCTGGGGCTGGCCATCGTCCAGAACATCATGCGCGCCCACCGGGGCAAGGCGGTCCTGGACTCCCGGCCCGACGAGGGCGTCCGGGTGCGGCTCTTTTTCCCGGACGGGCCCGACGGGAGCAGGGACGGGAGCACGAACGGGAGCACGAACGGGAGCGGGACCGGGACCGGGAACGGCCCGGAACCCGCGGACGATCCGGCGCGCGAGGCGTGA
- a CDS encoding NifU family protein — translation MREKVMKVLDKVRPALQGDGGDVELVDITDKGIVQVRLTGACKGCPMSQMTLKNGIERIILKEIPEIKGVEAVS, via the coding sequence ATGCGTGAGAAAGTCATGAAGGTGCTGGACAAGGTCCGCCCCGCGCTCCAGGGCGACGGCGGCGATGTGGAACTGGTGGACATCACGGACAAGGGCATCGTCCAGGTGCGCCTGACCGGAGCCTGCAAGGGCTGCCCCATGTCCCAGATGACCCTGAAAAACGGCATCGAGCGGATCATTCTGAAGGAAATTCCCGAAATCAAGGGCGTCGAAGCGGTCAGCTAA
- a CDS encoding MBL fold metallo-hydrolase, giving the protein MQKLTVETFVLGPDETNCYLLSAGGEAVVIDAGVDPARLAARIEEQELALRGVYLTHFHIDHAGGAGELRERFGAPVYVSPLDDFLKDISLEAGGVRELAQYLDFPSEPLGPGRRTVLGQPMVVLDTPGHTPGSLSFFFPAAGCVFVGDLLFMIAVGRTDLPRGSGPELIGSIRSRIFILPDDTRVYSGHGPMTTVVHEKKYNPHFVL; this is encoded by the coding sequence ATGCAAAAACTGACTGTCGAGACCTTTGTCCTCGGCCCGGACGAGACCAACTGCTACCTGCTTTCGGCAGGCGGCGAGGCCGTGGTCATCGACGCGGGCGTGGACCCTGCGCGGCTGGCGGCGCGCATCGAGGAGCAGGAGCTTGCCCTGCGCGGTGTCTATCTGACCCATTTCCACATAGACCATGCGGGCGGAGCGGGCGAACTGCGCGAACGCTTCGGCGCGCCGGTTTACGTCAGCCCGCTCGACGATTTTCTCAAGGACATCTCCCTTGAGGCGGGCGGGGTGCGCGAACTGGCGCAGTATCTGGATTTTCCCTCTGAGCCGTTGGGGCCGGGGCGGCGCACCGTGCTCGGCCAGCCCATGGTGGTGCTGGACACGCCGGGCCACACGCCGGGCAGCCTCTCCTTCTTCTTTCCGGCAGCCGGGTGCGTCTTTGTGGGCGATCTGCTCTTCATGATCGCCGTGGGCCGGACCGATCTGCCGCGCGGCAGCGGGCCGGAGCTGATCGGCTCCATCCGCTCGCGCATCTTCATCCTGCCCGACGACACCCGCGTCTATTCGGGTCATGGCCCCATGACCACGGTCGTCCATGAAAAGAAGTACAACCCCCATTTCGTCCTTTGA
- a CDS encoding 4Fe-4S dicluster domain-containing protein: MNGKTFFVDLTLCTACRGCQVACKQWKKLPAEKTVNWGSYQNPKDLSSKTIRVVRFSEVEVDGKLRWLFFPEQCRHCIEPPCATVPTNPASIIHDPATGAVVYTDLTAKEDGEALRMSCPYDIPRVDPETKAVVKCDMCLDRVKAGMLPSCVQACPTGTMNFGDRDAMLELADKHLAEAKVKFPGATLIDQDSVRVIYLAAFRPASYYDYLEADASGVAPGPLTRKQLLAKLSSPVKRMIS, translated from the coding sequence ATGAATGGAAAGACCTTCTTCGTCGATCTGACCCTGTGCACGGCGTGCCGCGGCTGTCAGGTGGCGTGCAAGCAATGGAAGAAACTCCCGGCTGAGAAGACCGTCAACTGGGGCTCCTACCAGAACCCCAAGGACCTCTCGTCCAAGACCATACGCGTCGTCCGCTTCTCCGAGGTGGAAGTTGACGGCAAGCTGCGGTGGCTGTTCTTCCCAGAGCAGTGCCGCCACTGCATCGAGCCGCCGTGCGCCACGGTTCCGACGAACCCGGCGTCCATCATCCACGATCCGGCCACCGGGGCCGTGGTCTACACCGACCTGACCGCCAAAGAGGATGGCGAGGCCCTGCGCATGAGCTGTCCCTACGACATCCCGCGCGTGGACCCGGAGACCAAGGCCGTGGTCAAGTGCGACATGTGCCTGGACCGCGTCAAGGCGGGCATGCTCCCGTCCTGCGTCCAGGCCTGCCCCACCGGCACCATGAACTTCGGCGACAGGGACGCCATGCTCGAACTGGCCGATAAGCACCTGGCCGAGGCCAAGGTGAAGTTCCCCGGCGCCACGCTCATCGACCAAGACTCGGTCCGGGTCATCTACCTGGCCGCCTTCCGCCCCGCAAGCTACTACGATTACCTTGAAGCGGATGCCTCGGGTGTCGCGCCCGGTCCGCTGACCAGAAAACAGCTCCTGGCCAAGCTCAGCTCGCCAGTCAAACGCATGATCTCGTAA
- the gltX gene encoding glutamate--tRNA ligase, giving the protein MGKIVSRFAPSPTGFLHIGGARTALFSWLLARSKGGEFRLRIEDTDRERSTDEATRAIIDSMRWLGLDHDGEIVHQSARADRHNEVIDQMIAAGHAYYCQCSKEDVDAMREKAMAEGGKPKYDGTCRDRGLTSGVVRLKAPQAGATAFRDMVKGPIVVANAEMDDMILRRTDGSPTYNLAVVVDDHDMGVTSVLRGDDHVNNTPRQILIYQAMNWDVPEFGHVPMILGPDKKKLSKRHGALSVMEYEKMGYLPEAVCNYLARLGWSSGDQELFTMDEMQALFNPDNLGASPSVFDLTKFEWVNGQYMQKADPDRLAGMLCDFLAREVGEEEAAKVDRATFARIAPLLQPRAKSVVHMLEQARPFIVDAQFLHYDETAVQQHLTAETKPLLEEIAGRMEGLGEFTEPSLEALHKQFIEDHGIKFKAIAQPIRVAIIGTTQSPGLFETMAVLGREQTLARLRRAVSL; this is encoded by the coding sequence ATGGGCAAGATCGTATCCCGGTTCGCACCGAGCCCCACGGGATTTCTGCATATTGGCGGCGCGCGCACCGCGCTGTTTTCCTGGCTGCTGGCCCGCTCCAAGGGCGGCGAGTTCCGCCTGCGCATCGAGGACACCGACCGTGAGCGGTCCACGGACGAGGCCACCAGGGCCATCATCGACTCCATGCGCTGGCTCGGCCTCGATCACGACGGCGAGATCGTCCACCAGTCGGCCAGGGCTGACCGCCACAACGAGGTCATCGACCAGATGATCGCGGCGGGCCACGCCTATTACTGTCAATGTTCCAAGGAAGACGTGGACGCCATGCGCGAAAAGGCCATGGCCGAGGGGGGCAAGCCCAAGTACGACGGCACCTGCCGCGACAGGGGGCTGACCAGCGGCGTGGTCCGGCTCAAGGCCCCGCAAGCGGGGGCCACGGCCTTCAGGGACATGGTCAAGGGGCCCATCGTGGTGGCGAACGCCGAGATGGACGACATGATCCTGCGCCGCACGGACGGCTCGCCCACCTACAACCTGGCCGTGGTGGTGGACGACCATGACATGGGCGTGACCTCGGTCCTGCGCGGCGACGACCACGTCAACAACACCCCGCGCCAGATCCTCATCTATCAGGCCATGAACTGGGACGTGCCCGAGTTCGGCCATGTGCCCATGATCCTCGGCCCGGACAAGAAGAAGCTCTCCAAGCGCCACGGCGCGCTCTCGGTCATGGAGTACGAGAAGATGGGCTACCTGCCCGAGGCCGTGTGCAACTACCTGGCCCGGCTGGGCTGGTCCTCGGGCGACCAGGAGCTGTTCACCATGGACGAGATGCAGGCCCTCTTCAACCCGGACAACCTCGGCGCGTCGCCCTCGGTCTTTGACCTGACCAAATTCGAGTGGGTCAACGGCCAGTACATGCAAAAGGCTGATCCGGACCGGCTGGCCGGGATGCTTTGCGATTTTCTGGCCCGCGAGGTGGGCGAGGAGGAGGCTGCGAAAGTGGACCGGGCGACCTTTGCCAGGATCGCGCCCCTGCTCCAGCCCAGGGCCAAATCCGTGGTGCACATGCTGGAGCAGGCCCGCCCCTTCATCGTGGACGCCCAGTTCCTGCACTACGACGAGACTGCGGTGCAGCAGCACCTGACCGCTGAGACCAAGCCCCTGCTCGAAGAGATCGCCGGGCGCATGGAAGGGCTCGGCGAGTTCACCGAGCCGTCCCTTGAGGCGTTGCACAAGCAGTTCATCGAGGACCACGGCATCAAGTTCAAGGCCATTGCCCAACCCATCCGCGTGGCCATCATAGGCACGACCCAGTCGCCCGGCCTGTTCGAGACCATGGCCGTGCTCGGCAGGGAGCAGACCCTGGCCCGGCTCAGACGGGCCGTCAGCCTGTAG
- the rpmB gene encoding 50S ribosomal protein L28, whose protein sequence is MSQVCDICGKGPQSGNNVSHSHIKTKRRFMPNLQKVRHQLESGQVVSVKACTRCIRNGAITKPVAVKKAD, encoded by the coding sequence ATGTCCCAGGTTTGCGATATATGTGGAAAAGGTCCCCAGAGCGGCAACAACGTCAGCCACTCCCACATCAAGACCAAGCGTCGCTTCATGCCCAACCTGCAGAAGGTTCGCCACCAGCTTGAGTCCGGCCAGGTCGTAAGCGTCAAGGCATGCACCCGTTGCATCCGCAACGGCGCCATCACCAAGCCCGTGGCTGTCAAGAAGGCCGACTAG